A region from the Oncorhynchus keta strain PuntledgeMale-10-30-2019 chromosome 5, Oket_V2, whole genome shotgun sequence genome encodes:
- the LOC118371733 gene encoding glycerophosphodiester phosphodiesterase 1-like isoform X2 translates to MLQIGDEVYFSAVFLLVLFGTRSAIGASAVTASIYVFIVMFRFPQVPADQASQVLRPTGLASAGVPVVAHRAGGHDAPENTIAAIREASRNGATGVELDLGFTADGEAVLMHDETVDRTTNGTGAVGTLRLAELRTLDATGKHRLGEKFKGERVPTLQEAVEECINHQLTIFFDVKDQPDKAAAALGEMYHKHPVLYNSSIVCSFQPKVIYKMRQADPGVVTALTHRPWSLSRYGDGTPRSLSTWTNYWLGVLDVLLDWAHHHLLWNLCGVSAILMQKDFISLDYVQYWAERGVEVVGWTINTAVDKQYYQDVLKISYITDSLREDCEPHY, encoded by the exons ATGTTACAAATTGGAGACGAAGTTTATTTCTCAGCGGTATTTCTGCTGGTTCTATTCGGGACCAGGAGCGCGATTGGAGCATCGGCCGTCACCGCATCCATTTACGTCTTTATCGTGATGTTTCGGTTCCCACAAGTGCCGGCTGACCAGGCAAGTCAAGTGCTGCGGCCCACTGGCCTTGCGAGCGCCGGCGTCCCGGTTGTTGCGCACCGGGCAGGGGGACACGATGCTCCGGAGAACACCATTGCAGCGATCCGAGAG gCCAGCAGGAATGGAGCCACAGGGGTGGAGCTGGACTTGGGCTTCACTGCAGATGGAGAGGCAGTGCTGATGCACGATGAGACGGTGGACCGCACCACCAACGGGACGGGAGCGGTGGGCACGCTGCGTCTGGCAGAGCTCAGGACGCTGGACGCCACGGGCAAACACAGGCTTGG GGAGAAGTTCAAGGGGGAGAGGGTGCCAACGCTTCAGGAGGCAGTGGAGGAATGCATCAACCACCAGCTGACCATCTTCTTTGATGTCAAAGATCAACCTGATAAG gcAGCTGCAGCCCTAGGAGAGATGTATCACAAACACCCTGTCCTCTACAACTCCAGCATTGTCTGCTCCTTTCAACCTAAAGTTATCTACAAG ATGCGTCAGGCGGACCCTGGGGTGGTCACGGCCCTGACCCACCGGCCCTGGAGCCTCAGTCGCTATGGCGATGGAACACCCCGTTCCCTGTCAACGTGGACAAACTACTGGCTGGGAGTTCTGGATGTGCTGCTGGACTGGGCCCACCATCACCTGCTGTGGAACCTGTGTGGCGTCTCAGCCATCCTCATGCAGAAGGACTTCATCTCCCT AGACTATGTCCAGTACTGGGCAGAGCgaggggtggaggtggtgggctGGACCATCAACACGGCCGTGGATAAACAGTACTACCAAGATGTCCTGAAGATCAGCTACATCACTGACAGCCTGAGGGAAGACTGTGAGCCTCACTACTGa
- the LOC118371733 gene encoding glycerophosphodiester phosphodiesterase 1-like isoform X1 produces MLQIGDEVYFSAVFLLVLFGTRSAIGASAVTASIYVFIVMFRFPQVPADQASQVLRPTGLASAGVPVVAHRAGGHDAPENTIAAIREASRNGATGVELDLGFTADGEAVLMHDETVDRTTNGTGAVGTLRLAELRTLDATGKHRLGEKFKGERVPTLQEAVEECINHQLTIFFDVKDQPDKAAAALGEMYHKHPVLYNSSIVCSFQPKVIYKMRQADPGVVTALTHRPWSLSRYGDGTPRSLSTWTNYWLGVLDVLLDWAHHHLLWNLCGVSAILMQKDFISLSPLPSSIPLYRDYVQYWAERGVEVVGWTINTAVDKQYYQDVLKISYITDSLREDCEPHY; encoded by the exons ATGTTACAAATTGGAGACGAAGTTTATTTCTCAGCGGTATTTCTGCTGGTTCTATTCGGGACCAGGAGCGCGATTGGAGCATCGGCCGTCACCGCATCCATTTACGTCTTTATCGTGATGTTTCGGTTCCCACAAGTGCCGGCTGACCAGGCAAGTCAAGTGCTGCGGCCCACTGGCCTTGCGAGCGCCGGCGTCCCGGTTGTTGCGCACCGGGCAGGGGGACACGATGCTCCGGAGAACACCATTGCAGCGATCCGAGAG gCCAGCAGGAATGGAGCCACAGGGGTGGAGCTGGACTTGGGCTTCACTGCAGATGGAGAGGCAGTGCTGATGCACGATGAGACGGTGGACCGCACCACCAACGGGACGGGAGCGGTGGGCACGCTGCGTCTGGCAGAGCTCAGGACGCTGGACGCCACGGGCAAACACAGGCTTGG GGAGAAGTTCAAGGGGGAGAGGGTGCCAACGCTTCAGGAGGCAGTGGAGGAATGCATCAACCACCAGCTGACCATCTTCTTTGATGTCAAAGATCAACCTGATAAG gcAGCTGCAGCCCTAGGAGAGATGTATCACAAACACCCTGTCCTCTACAACTCCAGCATTGTCTGCTCCTTTCAACCTAAAGTTATCTACAAG ATGCGTCAGGCGGACCCTGGGGTGGTCACGGCCCTGACCCACCGGCCCTGGAGCCTCAGTCGCTATGGCGATGGAACACCCCGTTCCCTGTCAACGTGGACAAACTACTGGCTGGGAGTTCTGGATGTGCTGCTGGACTGGGCCCACCATCACCTGCTGTGGAACCTGTGTGGCGTCTCAGCCATCCTCATGCAGAAGGACTTCATCTCCCT GTCTCCACTcccctcatctatccctctctacAGAGACTATGTCCAGTACTGGGCAGAGCgaggggtggaggtggtgggctGGACCATCAACACGGCCGTGGATAAACAGTACTACCAAGATGTCCTGAAGATCAGCTACATCACTGACAGCCTGAGGGAAGACTGTGAGCCTCACTACTGa